In one Plasmodium falciparum 3D7 genome assembly, chromosome: 14 genomic region, the following are encoded:
- a CDS encoding meiotic nuclear division protein 1, putative has product MKKKGKSNDEKKFILYDIMLESESFFILKELESLAPKKGIRSIFVKDLLQQLVDDDKVKSEKVGLQNVFWVLKTEESSILQNKYQELMEQKRDYEEIIKKEKEEYDKLMHSLKYSEEELQKQVGDVKVLLNVLEKKKMELQDLKKTDIKQIEKMKIQNKCAVESILRWNNNIFIVKQWIQNRTDKPGDIVDRLLGVKDIFHNWN; this is encoded by the exons atgaaaaaaaaaggaaagagCAATGATGAGAAAAAATTCATTTTGTATGATATTATGTTGGAGAGTGagtctttttttattcttaaggAATTGGAATCTTTAGCTCCAAAGAAAGGAATCCGTTCAATTTTTGTCAAAG ATTTGCTTCAACAATTAGTTGATGATGATAAAGTGAAGTCTGAAAAAGTGGGATTGCAGAATGTCTTTTG GGTGTTAAAGACGGAGGAATCCtctattttacaaaataagtATCAGGAACTCAT GGAACAAAAGAGGGACTatgaagaaattataaaaaaggaaaaggaagaatatgataaattaatgcattctttaaaatattcagag GAAGAATTACAAAAGCAAGTAGGGGACGTAAAAGTTTTATTAAACGTattggagaaaaaaaaaatggaattgcaggatttaaaaaaaacagatATTAAACAAATCGAAAAAATGAAGATTCAAAATAAGTGTGCAGTTGAATCAATACTGAg ATGgaataataacattttcaTAGTAAAACAGTGGATTCAAAATAGAACAGATAAACCTGGTGATATAGTCGATAGATTATTAGGAgt aAAGGATATATTCCATAATTGGAATTAA
- a CDS encoding splicing factor 3B subunit 2, putative: MAITTSDDIEKLKELRKSNPTKAKNFLKKLKKKNAKKIKQNKKNSTLDEIEENTKEETTILNDDTYVEYVEEDIDEALYENFEDVYKKFKLHSKDGIENKEFSEQIQKSYFEDSESDDNDEEDEHRNSMKYKKNISKKTKKLLKRPSVMKLKEFAPKPELVEVWDTTSSDPYFYVWIKCLKNSIPVPQQWCQKRKYLHGKRGIEKIPYRLPPYIQDTKISEIRQAIKEKEEQKSLKQKMRDRVRPKLHTMDIDYQTLHDAFFKYATKPKLVKFAEVYYEGKEFELKKKKFRPGVISEKLRNALNIEPNEPLPWLINMQKYGLPPSFPYLKIPGLNVSSPNDPTSHMGKHIISKDENVDESGNIIYANFISQHVTDSNNNKYADDFLWGEMDDKYEDQEEDENDAEEPDEDHDQEEEEEEDDDEEDDEEADDEVDDEKEIDTYDENDDNINVVGRKMKKKKKKGKKKNIKQTDNIDHEHIDQKNIDINLNPHNEELLKNNYSSGIYSVMTNSKMNAGSYTPYMDSGITSVDLTSFISGYDTPKYIHNNHHTNFINAPNMKPYTILQREDVPIEQNALFASNIKYKINPPQPPLGKPPTLSEGYITPYTNVNTPKTPYVHIEIPNNAPATSTNIEDVRKELNKFEEISNKVKMVSAQIDPPKKDKKDEKQKKKKKNFKF, translated from the exons aTGGCTATAACAACTTCAGATGATATTGAAAAGCTGAAAGAATTAAGAAAATCTAATCCTACGAAAgctaaaaattttttaaaaaaacta aaaaagaaaaatgccAAGAAGATAAAAcagaataaaaagaatagtACATTGGATGAGATAGAAGAAAACACAAAAGAGGAGACAACAATTTTGAATGATGATACCTACGTAGAATATGTTGAAGAGg ATATTGATGAAGCGTTATACGAAAACTTCGAAGACGTgtataaaaaattcaaacTTCATAGTAAGGATGGAATTGAAAATAAGGAATTTTCTGAACAAATACAGAAGTCTTACTTTGAAGACTCCGAATcagatgataatgatgaagaagatgaacATAGAAATAGTATGAagtataagaaaaatatttcaaagaaaacaaaaaaattattaaaaagaccATCTGTTATGAAATTAAAAGAGTTTGCTCCCAAACCAGAATTAGTAGAAGTATGGGATACAACTTCAAGTGatccatatttttatgtatggataaaatgtttaaaaaattctATACCAGTACCACAACAGTGGTgtcaaaaaagaaaatatttacatgGAAAAAGGGGTATTGAGAAAATACCTTATAGATTACCTCCTTATATACAAGATACCAAAATTAGTGAAATAAGACAAGCTATTAAAGAGAAAGAAGAACAGAAAtcattaaaacaaaaaatgagAGATAGAGTTCGACCAAAATTACATACTATGGATATAGATTATCAAACATTACATGAtgcattttttaaatatgcaACCAAACCAAAACTAGTCAAATTTGCAGAAGTATATTATGAAGGTAAAGAatttgaattaaaaaaaaaaaaatttagacCAGGTGTTATTTCTGAAAAATTAAGAAACGCCTTAAATATAGAACCAAATGAACCTTTGCCTTGGTTAATTAATATGCAAAAGTATGGTCTACCTCCATCTTTTCCATATCTAAAAATCCCAGGACTAAATGTGTCATCTCCTAATGATCCTACTTCCCATATGGGcaaacatataatatcaaAAGATGAAAATGTAGACGAATCtggaaatattatttatgcaAATTTTATTTCTCAACATGTTActgatagtaataataataaatacgcAGACGATTTCTTATGGGGTGAAATGGATGATAAATATGAAGACCaagaagaagatgaaaaTGATGCAGAGGAACCAGATGAGGACCACGACCAAGAGGAAGAGGAAGaggaagatgatgatgaagaagacgATGAAGAGGCAGATGATGAGGTGgatgatgaaaaagaaatagatacttatgatgaaaatgatgataatataaatgttgtAGGAcgtaaaatgaaaaaaaagaaaaagaaaggaaaaaagaaaaatattaaacaaaCAGATAATATTGATCATGAACATATagatcaaaaaaatattgatattaatttaaatccTCATAATGaggaattattaaaaaataattattcaagTGGTATCTACAGTGTTATGACAAATTCAAAAATGAATGCAGGATCATATACACCTTATATGGATAGTGGAATTACATCAGTAGATTTAACTTCCTTTATATCGGGTTATGACACacctaaatatatacataataatcatcatactaattttattaatgcaCCTAATATGAAGCCATATACTATCCTACAAAGGGAAGATGTACCTATAGAACAAAATGCTTTGTTTGCTTCAAATATAAAGTATAAAATTAATCCTCCACAACCTCCTTTAGGGAAACCACCTACTTTGTCGGAAGGCTATATTACACCATATACAAATGTGAATACACCTAAAACACCTTATGTCCATATTGAAATACCTAATAATGCACCTGCGACTAGTACAAACATAGAAGATGTACGTAAAGAACTAAATAAATTTGAAGAAATTTCTAATAAGGTAAAAATGGTCTCTGCACAAATTGATCCTCCCAAGAAAGACAAGAAAGACGAAAAgcagaaaaagaaaaaaaaaaacttcaAATTTTGA
- a CDS encoding valine--tRNA ligase, putative has protein sequence MNIRLIKKIGINYINKSFNTYCNKKLSKMDMKNIKENIKTMKDAYDPKEVESKWYSFWEENDYFKPKKELIEENKNNEHIKKFVIILPPPNVTGTLHIGHTLTVAIQDSLVRYKRMKNYLTLYIPGTDHAGIATQTVVEKMLYKKENKIRQDYGREEFVKKIYEWKDLHGNKINNQMKRIGASVDWSREYFTMNENLSNAVKEAFIKFYESGLIYRDNRLVAWCPHLKTALSDIEVNLEEIKKPTKIKIPSFDHLVEVGVLYKFFYQIKDSEEKIEIATTRIETMLGDVAVAVHPKDKRYAHLIGKEIVHPFIPNRKIIIIADDFVDMQYGTGAVKITPAHDKNDYDMMKRHNLNYINIFTLDGHINENGGKLFQGQHRFECRFKIQEELKKLNLLSDKVPNPMSLPLCSRTNDIIEYMLIPQWYMNCSELAHQAIQNVKLKELEIIPPQHVNTWYYWLENVRDWCISRQLWWGHRIPAYKIVFKNDVNHNTDDINHNDDNNDDNNNNNNNNNNLEEQNELWVVGRSYEEGLEKAKSLVGDNKPFELIQDEDVLDTWFSSSLVPFSSLGWPNQTEDLETFFPNTILETGQDILFFWVARMVMVSLHLMKKLPFKTIYLHAMIRDSRGEKMSKSKGNVVDPLDIIDGISLNKLHEKLYEGNLPEKEIKRAIELQKKEFPKGIPECGTDALRFGLLTYLKQGRNVNLDINRIIGYRHFCNKLWNAVKFFLKTLPDNYDNYNILIDKPEYVEKLQWEDKWILHKLNVYIKNANDNFESYNFSEVAFASYNFWLYDLCDIYLELIKPRLNTDSHDNFVSGLKEKSDMNNIEKREVVEQNDNNIESVNTNHINEINKCDNYLDGYGANKTLHVCLDYGLRLLHPISPFITEELYQKISSEPYKFNSISLANYPEYINIWHNENINSEMNKFMNIVKQFRSFISTLEIPPKTKLNCFIAAKHEEDKIFIEKVRTKIEVLAKLSSLSVINYNVEDLSDDLKLQVKKCLKDIVSNQFIIYVQSSEEYLKPLLSSMLNKNKKLQASLDSYLKKINDPNYEQKVPEQVRTMYSEKVEELNSQILSISNIICEINECLKNA, from the coding sequence atgaaTATTAggttaattaaaaaaataggcattaattatattaataaatcatttaatacatattgtaataaaaaattgtcAAAGAtggatatgaaaaatataaaagagaatataaaaacaatgaAGGATGCATATGATCCTAAGGAAGTCGAATCAAAGTGGTATAGTTTTTGGGAAGAAAATGATTATTTTAAACcgaaaaaagaattaatagaagaaaataagaataatgaacatataaagaAATTTGTGATTATATTACCCCCACCAAATGTAACAGGTACGTTACATATTGGTCATACATTAACAGTAGCTATTCAAGATTCTTTAGTTCGATAtaaaagaatgaaaaattatttaactTTATATATACCAGGAACAGATCATGCTGGTATAGCAACACAAACTGTTGTAGAAAagatgttatataaaaaagagaaTAAAATAAGACAAGATTATGGTCGAGAAGaatttgttaaaaaaatatatgaatggaAAGATTTACatggaaataaaataaataatcagATGAAAAGGATTGGTGCTTCTGTTGATTGGTCAAGAGAATATTTTACCATGAATGAAAATTTATCAAATGCGGTAAAAGAagcttttattaaattttatgaaaGTGGTTTAATATATAGAGATAATAGATTAGTTGCTTGGTGTCCTCATTTAAAAACTGCCTTATCAGATATTGAAGTAAATCtagaagaaattaaaaaaccaACCAAAATCAAAATACCATCCTTTGATCATTTAGTTGAAGTAGGTGttctatataaatttttttatcaaataaaagatagtgaagaaaaaatagaaatagcAACAACTCGTATTGAAACCATGCTAGGAGATGTTGCTGTTGCTGTTCATCCAAAAGATAAAAGATATGCACATTTAATTGGTAAAGAAATTGTACATCCATTTATTCCTAATaggaaaattattattattgctgATGATTTTGTTGATATGCAATATGGTACTGGTGCTGTGAAAATTACTCCAGCtcatgataaaaatgattatgaCATGATGAAAAgacataatttaaattatataaatatttttacattagATGGGCATATTAATGAAAATGGAGGGAAATTATTTCAAGGCCAACATAGATTTGAATGTAGATTTAAAATTCAAGAAGaattaaagaaattaaatttattatcagATAAAGTACCTAACCCTATGTCTTTACCACTTTGTTCAAGGACAAACGACATCATTGAATATATGCTCATACCACAATGGTATATGAATTGTTCAGAATTAGCTCACCAAGCTATCCAAAATGTTAAGCTAAAAGAGTTAGAGATAATACCACCTCAGCATGTAAACACATGGTATTATTGGTTGGAGAACGTTAGAGATTGGTGTATATCAAGACAGTTGTGGTGGGGCCATCGTATACCAGCTTATAAAAttgtatttaaaaatgaCGTTAATCACAATACGGATGATATCAatcataatgatgataataatgatgataataataataataataataataacaacaatttAGAAGAACAAAACGAATTGTGGGTTGTTGGTAGGTCTTACGAAGAAGGATTGGAAAAGGCAAAAAGCCTTGTAGGTGATAATAAGCCCTTCGAATTAATACAAGATGAGGATGTTCTAGATACTTGGTTTTCATCTTCTTTGGTTCCATTTAGTTCATTAGGATGGCCAAATCAGACTGAAGATTTAGAAACATTTTTTCCTAATACAATATTAGAAACTGGTCaggatatattattcttttggGTAGCTAGAATGGTTATGGTTTCTTTACATTTGATGAAAAAATTACCATTTAAGACCATTTATTTACATGCTATGATTAGAGATTCTCGTGGTGAAAAAATGAGCAAGAGTAAAGGAAATGTTGTAGACCCCTTAGATATAATTGATGGTATtagtttaaataaattacatGAGAAATTGTATGAAGGGAATTTACCAGAAAAGGAAATAAAGAGAGCAATTGAATTACAGAAAAAAGAATTTCCGAAAGGTATACCAGAATGTGGTACAGATGCATTAAGATTTGGATTGTTAACATATCTTAAACAAGGAAGAAATGTAAATTTAGATATTAATCGAATTATTGGTTATAGacatttttgtaataaattatGGAATGcagtaaaattttttttaaaaacctTACcagataattatgataattacaatatattaattgaTAAACCTGAATATGTAGAAAAGTTACAATGGGAAGATAAATGGATTTTACATaaattaaatgtatatataaaaaatgcaaACGACAATTTTGAATCATACAATTTTTCAGAAGTTGCTTTTGCATCTTATAATTTTTGGTTGTATGATTTATGTGATATTTATTTAGAATTAATTAAACCTCGTTTAAATACAGATTCTCATGATAATTTTGTAAGTggattaaaagaaaaaagtgatatgaataatatagaGAAAAGAGAAGTTGTTgaacaaaatgataataatattgaatcAGTTAATACAAACCatattaatgaaataaataaatgtgatAATTATTTGGATGGATATGGAGCTAATAAAACGTTACATGTTTGTTTAGATTATGGATTAAGACTTTTACATCCAATATCTCCATTTATTACCGAAGAATTATATCAGAAAATATCATCCGAGCCTTACAAATTTAATTCCATATCATTAGCAAATTATCcagaatatattaacatatggcataatgaaaatattaattctgaaatgaataaatttatGAATATTGTTAAACAATTTAGATCATTTATATCGACATTAGAAATCCCCccaaaaacaaaattaaattGTTTCATTGCTGCTAAACATGAAgaagataaaatatttattgaaAAGGTAAGAACTAAAATTGAAGTTCTAGCGAAATTGTCTTCATTAAGtgttattaattataatgtaGAAGATTTATCAGATGATTTAAAATTACAAGTAAAAAAATGCTTAAAAGATATTGTTTCGAatcaatttattatatatgtacaatcAAGTGAAGAATACCTTAAACCATTATTAAGTAGtatgttaaataaaaataaaaaattacaagCTTCATTAGATTCTTAtctgaaaaaaattaatgacCCAAATTATGAGCAAAAAGTACCTGAACAAGTAAGAACTATGTATAGTGAAAAAGTTGAGGAATTAAATTCCCAAATATTGTCTATATCGAATATAATATGTGAAATAAATGAGTGTTTAAAGAATGCATAG
- a CDS encoding thioredoxin-like protein, protein MKRTDDKIYVDINNEEEYKNLFDDKNDILYIIDIYTRWCGPCIFTFEMINKIYKNNLIFSENVKLFSICAQTVSSLKNYDNNCKPFYIILKNGEIIQQIQGCNIPLIFSFIDEHLMNKKIN, encoded by the coding sequence atgaaacgAACTGACGATAAAATTTACGTGGATATAAATAACgaagaagaatataaaaacttATTTGATGATAAGAAtgatattctttatataatagatATTTATACTAGATGGTGTGGGCCATGTATTTTTACTTTTgaaatgataaataaaatttataaaaacaatttaaTCTTTTCAGAGAATGTCAAGTTATTTTCTATATGTGCACAAACTGTGTcttcattaaaaaattatgataataattgtaaacccttttatatcatattgaAAAATGGAGAAATAATACAACAAATTCAAGGATGTAATATACcacttattttttcatttattgaTGAGCATTTGatgaataagaaaataaattga